The window ATCTGCTCCGGGTGCGTGTCATTCCGGGGGCTGACGGCGCGGCAGGGGCCGACGACGGGGTCTCGGTGACGATGACGCAGCTGGCGCCGGTCGCGGGCGAGGTGCTGCGCGCCGGTGGCCGGGGTGGGCTGGCGGGTGCGCTCGGGATCAAGGCGGCGGACCTGGCCGGGAGCTCTCCGCGGGTGATCTCGACGGGTGCCGGTCATCTGCTGACCGAGGTGCGTTCGCGGGAGGTCGTGGACCGGGTGGTGCCCGAGCCCCGGCGTCTGGCTGACGCGCTGCGGGCCGTGGGCGCGGAGGGGTGCTACGTGTATGCGCTGGAGGGCTCCGGGTCGGAAGGTTCCGCGTCGGGGCCGGCGTGGCGCCGTATGCGCGCTTCTTCAACCCGATCATGGGTATCCCGGAGGATCCGGCGACGGGCACCGCGGCGGGGCCGCTGGCCGCGCGGCTGGTCGAGGACGGCGTCCTTGGCGAGGGTGTGGCGGTGGAGATCGAGCAGGGCACGGCACTGGGTCGGCGGAGTCTGATCCGGGTGCGCGCGCTGGCGGACGGCGTGGAGCTGACCGGCAGCGGCGTCGTCTCGGCAGAGGGTGTGCTGTACCTGCGGGCGGACCAGGTATAGCCCGCCACGCAGGAGAGTCCGAGAGCTGCTTGATTCAGGACTGATTTCGTTCAGGACTGATTTCGTTCAGGACTGAGTTGGTTCAGAGCTGCTTGATGCGCACGGTGTTGCCCGCGGGATCGCGGAAGGCGCAGTCGCGGAAGCCGTACGGCTGGTCGATCGGCTCCTGCATGACCTCGGCGCCGGTGGCCTGCACCCGGTCGAACGTGCCGTCCAGGTCCTTGCTGCCCAGGATGACGGCGGCGTAGGTGCCCTTGGCCATCATCTCGGCGATGGTCTGGCGCTCGGTGTCGGTCACGCCGGGGTCGGCGGCGGGCGGCGTCAGCACGATGGACGTGCCGGACTGGCCTTCGGGGCCCACGGTGATCCATCGCATGGTGCCCTGGCCGACGTCGAGGAGGACCTCGAAGCCGAGGGCGTCCCGGTAGAAGGCCAGCGAGGCCTCGGGGTCGGTGTGCGGGAGGAACGTCTGCTGGATGGTGATGCTGGTGTCTGCGCTCATGACAGTCACGCTAGATCCCGGTTCGGGGTGTTCGCTTCTCGATTCCTGATCAGGTTCTCGTATCAGGTTCTCGTGGGCCGGGTTCGCACCGGCCTGGTCACCTGCTTGGCGATGCACGCCGGGATACCTGTGGTGTCGACCGACTGGCCCGCCAGCGTCGGGTCGCTCCGGTAGACGCTCGGCGGCACCCCGACCAGCTCGGTGAACCGGGTGCTGAACGTGCCCAACGACGAGCAGCCGACGGCGAAGCAGACTTCGGTGACGCTCAGGTCGCCGCGGCGCAGCAGCATCATCGCGCGTTCGATGCGCCGCGTCATGAGGTAGCTGTACGGGGACTCCCCGTAGGCGGCCTTGAACTGGCGTGACAGGTGCCCGGCCGACATGTGCACCCCGGCCGCGAGCGCCTCGACGTCCAGGGGCTGGGTGTAGTCGCGGTCGATGCGGTCGCGTACGCGGCGCAGCAGGGCGAGGTCGCGCAGTCGTTCTGCGTCGGCGGGTCTGCTGTTCACGTGCTTGATCGTGCCATGTCTGTCGGGTCGGTGCCTCGAGTGAACCAGGGCTACCGGAGTGGGAACAAAACGGACCGTTTGTGGCGTTGTAAGGCTCGTAACGAGCAACTGTTCGATGTCTGCGCCCTAGGGCCTCCCGACACCCGGTTCAGCGCCTTTTCAGGGTGCTCCCGGCGATCCTGGATCGGCTCGCGCGATGCTGCTCACCCGGCCCCCTACCAATGGAGGACCACGTGACAACACCCGCCCAACTCTCTCGACCGCGCCCGGTCCCCGACTCCCCCGGTTTCCTCGCTGATGCGTCTGATAGGTCGCGCGATGGAGTGCCCGATCCGCTGATGATCGTCGTGGGTGGTGTGCCGGGCGCCGGCAAGAGCACCCTCCTGGCTCGGATCGCCGACGACGTCCCCCGCAGCGTCGTGCTGGATCCCGACCGTTACCGGCGCGCGATCGCCAGGCGGCTGCCCTCCTGGGCGCCGTACGGCACCTATCGCTGGGCGGGGCACACGCTGCACGCGGTGATGACGGTGGCGCGGGTCGTGCGCGGTCCGCGTTCGACCGCCCCGCTGCTGGTGCACGACACCGCCACCCGCGGCCGCCGTCGGCTGGCCCTGGGTCTGCTGGCGCGGCTGCGTGGCTGGGATCCCGTGCTGGTGGCGGTCGACGTGTCGCTGGCGGACGCGCTGGATGGTCAGCTGGACCGGTGCCGCGTGGTGCGGCCGCACGAGTTCGTGCGGCACTGGGAGCGGTGGACGGCGCAGCGGTCGGTGTTCGCGGCGGCCGGCGGCGGTCCCCTGGGTCCGTGGTCGCACGTGTACCTGCTGGCACGTCCCGATGCGCTGCGCCGGGTTCGCGAGCTGGCCCGGCAGCGCTTGGTCGTCCTGGCGGAAATGCCCGAGACAGGTCTTGAGACAGGTTTTGGCGGGTCCCGGGACGTGGCCAGGCCCTGCGCCGCCTAGGGGTGTCGCCGCCTACGCGTGCTGATCGGGGAGCCCGCCTGCCAGCGCCTCCCGGAGAGGTTCCGGCAGGTCGGGCGGCACGTCCGGCGGGACGGCCAGGGCGTGCAGGGCCCGGCTGTAGTAGTTGCGGGCCGCGGCCGCCAGGACGACGTCGACGATCTGCCGGTCGGTGAGCCCGAGCTCGCGCAGCCGCAGCGTGTCCGCCTCGGTCATCGCCGCGGAGTCCCCGCTGACCCGCTCGGCGACCTCCATCGCCGCGACCTCAAGCTGAGTGAGACCAGCGGTGCGGAAGTCCCGGGCGATCAGCTCGAGCTGGGCGTCGTCGAACAGGGTGCGCGACTTGCGCCCGTGCGCCAGGCGGCACGCCTGGGACCCGATCGCCCCGGCGGCCGCGAGGGTCACCAGCTCGTAGAGCCGCAGGCCGATGCTCGGGACGACGGCGCCCACCAGTGCCTCGAACGCGCGCTGCGCCTCGGGGTTGGTCGCCATCACCCGGGTGTGGCTGGGCACGTAGCCGAGCGTGTCGAGGTCGCCCGCGTACAGCTGCGCCCAGGTCCCGTCGGCGTCCGGCGGCTCGGGTGTCCGGATGATCGTCATTCCCGCAGGGTCCCACCGCCGCGGCCGCACGGCTGCCTGACGACGGGCGACATCGCGGGTGACGTTCCGGTTGCCGTACTGGACGGCGCGCCGGCCCAGCGCGTCACCGCCAGCCGAGTCCTGGCGCGACGTGCTTGATGATGTTCTCGATGACGTGCGCGTTGTAGTCGACGCCGAGCTGGTTGGGCACCGTCAGCAGCAGCGTGTCGGCCGCCGCGACCGCCTCGTCCTCGCGCAGGTCCTCGATCAGCGCATCGGGCTCGCCCGCGTACGTCTTGCCGAACCGGGCGGGACCGGTGTCGAGGTGACCCACCTGGTCCTCGCTGTAGACCTCCATGCCGAAGTACTGCCGGTCGCGCTGGTCGGTGATCGGGAAGATGCTGCGGCTGACGGAGACCCGCGGCTCGTGCTCGTGGCCCGCCTGCGCCCACGCGTCCCGGAACCGCTGGATCTGCTCGGCCTGCAACCGGTGGAACGGCACCCCGGTGTCCTCCGTCAGCAGCGTGGACGACATCAGGTTCATCCCCTGCGCCGCCGTCCACTCCGCCGTCGCACGGGAGCCTGCACCCCACCAGATACGCCGGCGCAGCCCCTCGGAGTACGGCTCGACCCGCAGCAGGCCCGGCGGGTTGGGGAACATCGGGTGCGGGCTCGGCTCGGCGAACCCCTCGCCGTCGAGCACCTCCAGGAACCGGGCGGTGTGCTCCCGGGCCAGGTCGGCCGCGCCGCCGTCGTCGGGCGCTGGCTCGTACCCGAAGTGCCGGTACCCCTCGACAACCTG is drawn from Promicromonospora sp. Populi and contains these coding sequences:
- a CDS encoding VOC family protein, which encodes MSADTSITIQQTFLPHTDPEASLAFYRDALGFEVLLDVGQGTMRWITVGPEGQSGTSIVLTPPAADPGVTDTERQTIAEMMAKGTYAAVILGSKDLDGTFDRVQATGAEVMQEPIDQPYGFRDCAFRDPAGNTVRIKQL
- a CDS encoding helix-turn-helix transcriptional regulator; translated protein: MNSRPADAERLRDLALLRRVRDRIDRDYTQPLDVEALAAGVHMSAGHLSRQFKAAYGESPYSYLMTRRIERAMMLLRRGDLSVTEVCFAVGCSSLGTFSTRFTELVGVPPSVYRSDPTLAGQSVDTTGIPACIAKQVTRPVRTRPTRT
- a CDS encoding AAA family ATPase, which produces MPDPLMIVVGGVPGAGKSTLLARIADDVPRSVVLDPDRYRRAIARRLPSWAPYGTYRWAGHTLHAVMTVARVVRGPRSTAPLLVHDTATRGRRRLALGLLARLRGWDPVLVAVDVSLADALDGQLDRCRVVRPHEFVRHWERWTAQRSVFAAAGGGPLGPWSHVYLLARPDALRRVRELARQRLVVLAEMPETGLETGFGGSRDVARPCAA
- a CDS encoding carboxymuconolactone decarboxylase family protein; amino-acid sequence: MTIIRTPEPPDADGTWAQLYAGDLDTLGYVPSHTRVMATNPEAQRAFEALVGAVVPSIGLRLYELVTLAAAGAIGSQACRLAHGRKSRTLFDDAQLELIARDFRTAGLTQLEVAAMEVAERVSGDSAAMTEADTLRLRELGLTDRQIVDVVLAAAARNYYSRALHALAVPPDVPPDLPEPLREALAGGLPDQHA
- a CDS encoding LLM class flavin-dependent oxidoreductase, giving the protein MKNIGFLSFGHWTPHPQSGTRSASDALLQSIDLAVAAEELGADGAYFRVHHFARQLASPFPLLAAIGARTSRIEIGTGVVDMRYENPLYMAEDAGAADLISGGRLQLGISRGSPEQVVEGYRHFGYEPAPDDGGAADLAREHTARFLEVLDGEGFAEPSPHPMFPNPPGLLRVEPYSEGLRRRIWWGAGSRATAEWTAAQGMNLMSSTLLTEDTGVPFHRLQAEQIQRFRDAWAQAGHEHEPRVSVSRSIFPITDQRDRQYFGMEVYSEDQVGHLDTGPARFGKTYAGEPDALIEDLREDEAVAAADTLLLTVPNQLGVDYNAHVIENIIKHVAPGLGWR